A window from Bosea sp. ANAM02 encodes these proteins:
- a CDS encoding glycosyltransferase family 4 protein yields MTRRRRLLAINNYFYRRGGAESVFLDHIDLFGAAGWDVVPFAMRHPANLPSPWSGYFVSEIEYGATGGPLAKARQAAKVIFSLEARRNIRNLIGQARPTVAHAHNVYHHISPSIFGVLKAEGVPLVMTAHDLKIACPAYKMLSRGSVCERCQGGRIHNVLLHRCVKDSAAVSGLVLMETLVHRSLGLYRDTLDRLIAPSRFYRDKLVAWGWDADRIAHIPNCIDTSGYAAAAGEGGYFVYAGRLAPEKGLATLLRAAALARRTLVLAGTGPEEPRLRRLAENLGTDVRFAGHLGKPELKRLIGEALALVLPSEWYENAPVSILEAYALGRPVIGADIGGIPELVADGETGLLVETGNAAGLADAMVAMAELPAARRTAMGAAGRDWAQREFSPARYRERTLNLYEAIC; encoded by the coding sequence ATGACGAGGCGACGCAGGCTCCTGGCCATCAACAACTATTTCTACCGGCGGGGCGGGGCCGAGAGCGTTTTCCTCGACCATATCGACCTGTTCGGCGCGGCAGGCTGGGACGTGGTGCCTTTCGCGATGCGCCACCCGGCCAACCTGCCGAGCCCGTGGTCCGGCTATTTCGTCTCCGAGATCGAATATGGCGCAACCGGCGGGCCGCTCGCCAAGGCCCGGCAGGCCGCCAAGGTGATCTTCTCGCTGGAGGCGCGCCGCAACATCCGCAACCTGATCGGGCAGGCGCGGCCGACGGTCGCCCATGCCCACAATGTCTACCATCACATCTCGCCCTCGATCTTCGGCGTGCTCAAGGCCGAGGGCGTGCCGCTGGTGATGACGGCGCATGACCTCAAGATCGCCTGCCCGGCCTACAAGATGCTGAGCCGGGGCAGCGTCTGCGAACGCTGCCAGGGCGGGCGCATCCACAACGTCCTGCTGCATCGCTGCGTCAAGGATTCGGCCGCGGTGAGCGGGCTCGTCCTGATGGAGACGCTGGTCCATCGCAGCCTCGGCCTCTATCGCGACACGCTCGACCGCCTGATCGCGCCAAGTCGCTTCTATCGCGACAAGCTGGTGGCCTGGGGCTGGGACGCCGATCGCATCGCCCATATCCCCAACTGCATCGACACCAGTGGCTACGCTGCAGCAGCCGGCGAGGGCGGCTATTTCGTCTATGCGGGGCGACTCGCTCCCGAGAAGGGGCTGGCCACGCTGCTGCGCGCCGCCGCGCTGGCCCGCCGGACGCTGGTCCTCGCCGGAACCGGCCCCGAAGAACCGCGCCTGCGCCGGCTGGCCGAGAACCTCGGTACCGATGTCCGCTTTGCCGGCCATCTCGGCAAGCCGGAGCTGAAGCGGCTTATCGGCGAGGCGCTGGCGCTGGTTCTGCCTTCGGAATGGTATGAGAACGCCCCCGTCAGCATCCTCGAAGCCTATGCGCTCGGACGCCCCGTCATCGGCGCTGATATCGGCGGCATTCCCGAGCTGGTCGCCGATGGCGAGACCGGCCTGCTGGTCGAGACCGGCAACGCCGCCGGCCTCGCCGACGCGATGGTCGCGATGGCGGAGCTGCCTGCCGCCCGGCGCACTGCGATGGGCGCGGCCGGCCGCGACTGGGCCCAACGCGAGTTCTCGCCCGCCCGCTATCGCGAACGCACCCTCAATCTCTACGAGGCGATCTGCTGA
- a CDS encoding glycosyltransferase family 4 protein yields the protein MYTLIPPIDVHAPARKVVFVGLRGVPDIQGGIETHVAAISTRLVERGWRVEVLGRSPYLRSRRPYRWKGVTVTPVWSPRSRSFETLLHTALSLFVAARQNPDLVHIHAIGPALLTPLARLLGLHVVVTHHGCDYERQKWGPVARSVLRAGEAMGMLFSHANIGVSKAITDGVRRRFSVGATFIPNGVEAPLANPDTSYLDRIAITPQRYILSVGRIVEEKRHLDLIKAFARLNDPGLRLVITGAADHAGAYQREVEAAAAATSGVVMTGFQYGDALLQLYRHAALFVLPSSHEGMPMALLEALSYGVPCLVSDIDAHLALDLGPDSYFPLGAVDRLADAMRAKLAVPDPAQKVQRAAGVLAAFGWGAIVDRTMEVYESALRGWKPGSARQTGRGLRKHVELGGRR from the coding sequence ATGTACACCCTGATCCCGCCGATCGATGTCCATGCGCCGGCCAGGAAAGTCGTCTTCGTCGGCCTGCGCGGCGTTCCCGACATCCAGGGCGGGATCGAAACTCATGTCGCCGCGATCTCGACGCGCCTCGTGGAGCGCGGCTGGCGCGTCGAGGTGCTCGGCCGCTCGCCCTATCTCAGATCGCGCAGGCCCTATCGCTGGAAAGGTGTCACCGTCACACCGGTCTGGTCGCCGCGGTCGCGGAGCTTCGAGACCCTGCTGCACACGGCCCTGAGCCTGTTCGTCGCGGCGCGGCAGAACCCGGATCTTGTGCATATCCACGCGATCGGGCCGGCGCTCCTGACCCCGCTCGCCCGCCTGCTCGGCCTGCATGTCGTGGTGACGCATCACGGCTGCGACTACGAGCGCCAGAAATGGGGCCCCGTCGCCAGGTCCGTCCTGCGGGCGGGCGAGGCGATGGGGATGCTGTTCTCCCATGCGAATATCGGCGTGTCGAAGGCGATCACGGATGGCGTCCGGCGCCGATTCAGCGTGGGCGCGACCTTCATTCCGAACGGTGTCGAGGCGCCCCTCGCCAATCCCGACACATCCTATCTCGACCGCATCGCGATCACGCCGCAGCGCTACATCCTGTCCGTCGGCAGGATCGTCGAGGAGAAGCGGCATCTCGACCTGATCAAGGCCTTCGCGCGTCTGAACGATCCCGGTCTCAGGCTCGTCATCACCGGCGCGGCCGATCATGCCGGCGCTTATCAACGCGAGGTCGAGGCGGCAGCGGCGGCGACGTCCGGCGTGGTCATGACCGGCTTCCAATATGGCGACGCGCTGCTCCAGCTCTACCGGCACGCCGCCCTGTTCGTTCTGCCGTCGAGCCATGAAGGCATGCCGATGGCTCTCCTCGAAGCGCTCAGCTACGGCGTGCCCTGCCTGGTCAGCGATATCGACGCCCATCTCGCGCTCGATCTCGGGCCGGACAGCTATTTTCCGCTGGGCGCCGTGGACCGGCTTGCGGACGCGATGCGTGCGAAACTGGCCGTGCCAGACCCCGCGCAGAAGGTCCAGCGCGCCGCCGGCGTCCTCGCGGCCTTTGGCTGGGGCGCGATCGTCGACCGCACCATGGAGGTCTACGAAAGCGCATTGCGCGGCTGGAAGCCGGGCAGCGCGCGCCAGACCGGCCGCGGTCTGCGCAAACATGTCGAGCTCGGAGGCCGGCGATGA